The sequence TGACTCCCCTGTAAAAAGGGTCATTCAACCAGAAAGGGACAACAAAAAGGGCCGATCCACAAGGGGTAGCGTAAAATGCTCCTCGGACCGGGCAAACGGAACCATCTGACGCTTGAACCAGGTGAAAGGCCGTCTGAGGCGGTCGACACAGGTCAAAAGACCGACCAAAAAGAGCCAAAGGGGCGCAAGGGGCCGGTTGAGCTGGGCTTTGTGGATGCGGCGCAGGTTGACCATCATGGCGGAGCCGATCATCTGACAGGCGACCCGAAAGAGCCCGCGCACCCGCAGCCGCCCGCGGTCCAAGGGGTGTTTGACCGCCCTGATGGTGGCTTCGACAGCTGCCCGGGGATTGCCTGCTCCGGCCATGGCCGCAATGGCCTGGCGTTTGCGCACCACGCGTACGTCCCGTTGGGAGAGGTAGAGGGCCGGGGTGACTCTGCCGCTGCGGGGACGCACGGGACAGCGGTCCCACAACGGACAGGCCTGACAGATGTCCGCATCAGGACGACCGATGAAGCGCCCTGCCACCCGCCCGGACTCCATCCCAAAGCGTTGCCCGGCCGGACAGGTGGCCGCAACGGGTTCCCCTTCCGGGCCGGTTTCAAAGTGGAAATCCACCAGACTCAGCCCGTCCGGATCCGGCTTGCCGCCGCGCAGGGCGGTTTGGACATGCCGGATGTGGTGCTCGTCCAGAAGCGCATCGACCTCGGCGCTGTTGTACCCGCCATCGGTGTAGAGGGTCTCCACTTCCGTGCGTTGGACCAGGTCGGGCACCTCCTGCGCCAGCATGTGGGCATCGTCGGCCACATTGGGTTCGGTGTGCACCTTGACAATCAACTGGGTCTCGTTGTCGGGATGACAGGTCTCGGTGAGGTTGGTTACGTAGCCCCGATAGGGCTCGCCTTGCTTGCGCCGAAAGGTGGCCTCGGGGTCGTCCGGCGCTTGCAGGCTGGTGGCCGCCAGTTCCTCGGGGCGCTTGGGCCGCTGCTCCGCCTCCTCCCACACGAAGTGTTCAGCGAAGACCCGGGCCAACAGGGCATAGGCCGGGGTGTGGCCATAGCCAGACGCCAATGCCGCCAGCAGTTGAGCCATCACCTGGCCGATGGCCTGCAGGTGGGTGTCGTACTCCTCCGGCTTCAAGGTGTAGACGAAGTGGCCGGATTTGCCTTGCACATAAGGCGCAAAGAGCGCCTGGTAGCTTTCCCGGTCTGCCTCGGACAGGGCCCGATACACCCGGTGCAGCACCTCCACCAGCAACTGCATGCGGCTGTAGCGGCGAATGTTGCTGGCCACCTGGGTCGAGTCCATGCGCAGATGGGTGGTGCGCACCCCAAGGGCCTGGATTTGCTCATCCGTCACCTGTGCGAAGGCGACTTCCACCAGGTTCTCCCCCGTCTCTTGCATGTGTCGGGCCAGACGCTGCCGGAAGCCGTACAGGGTGCGGATGCTGAAGGAGCCGTCGCTCAGGTTCTCGTAGCC is a genomic window of Litorilinea aerophila containing:
- a CDS encoding transposase; protein product: MFRKNEQHLQRPLFSTLDELSPALRERLESSWAGVFRREVFQRIDETPFAVLYSSQESRPNVPVNVLLSLEVLKAGFGWTDEELYDHFAFDLQVRYAVGYENLSDGSFSIRTLYGFRQRLARHMQETGENLVEVAFAQVTDEQIQALGVRTTHLRMDSTQVASNIRRYSRMQLLVEVLHRVYRALSEADRESYQALFAPYVQGKSGHFVYTLKPEEYDTHLQAIGQVMAQLLAALASGYGHTPAYALLARVFAEHFVWEEAEQRPKRPEELAATSLQAPDDPEATFRRKQGEPYRGYVTNLTETCHPDNETQLIVKVHTEPNVADDAHMLAQEVPDLVQRTEVETLYTDGGYNSAEVDALLDEHHIRHVQTALRGGKPDPDGLSLVDFHFETGPEGEPVAATCPAGQRFGMESGRVAGRFIGRPDADICQACPLWDRCPVRPRSGRVTPALYLSQRDVRVVRKRQAIAAMAGAGNPRAAVEATIRAVKHPLDRGRLRVRGLFRVACQMIGSAMMVNLRRIHKAQLNRPLAPLWLFLVGLLTCVDRLRRPFTWFKRQMVPFARSEEHFTLPLVDRPFLLSLSG